One window of Streptomyces sp. NBC_00273 genomic DNA carries:
- the lipB gene encoding lipoyl(octanoyl) transferase LipB, with product MAELGFVHLGFGPESVEYTRAWEEQRRVHAARFADEIEDTCLLLEHLPVYTAGRRTDPSERPLDGTPVVDVDRGGKITWHGPGQLVGYPIMKLPRPVDVVAHVRRLEEALIRTAAEFGVETTRVEGRSGVWVLGDPVEERPTIGGLSLDLDPRLHDEEFDARLNGPEYAPSNAGQRREDRKLAAIGIRVAKGVTMHGFAINVNPDSTWFDRIIPCGIRDAGVTSLSYELGREITIAEVLPVAERHLKDVLEHAELRPREIEPAVGS from the coding sequence GTGGCTGAGCTTGGGTTTGTCCATCTGGGCTTCGGACCGGAATCCGTCGAGTACACCCGGGCCTGGGAAGAACAGCGCAGGGTGCACGCGGCCCGCTTCGCGGACGAGATCGAGGACACCTGCCTGCTGCTGGAGCACCTGCCGGTCTACACGGCGGGCCGGCGCACCGACCCCAGTGAGCGCCCGCTCGACGGCACCCCCGTCGTGGACGTGGACCGCGGCGGCAAGATCACCTGGCACGGCCCGGGCCAGCTGGTCGGCTACCCGATCATGAAGCTGCCCCGCCCGGTGGACGTCGTCGCGCACGTCCGCCGCCTCGAAGAGGCCCTGATCCGCACCGCCGCCGAGTTCGGCGTGGAGACCACCCGGGTCGAGGGCCGCTCCGGCGTCTGGGTCCTGGGCGACCCCGTCGAGGAGCGCCCCACGATCGGCGGCCTCTCCCTCGACCTCGACCCCCGGCTGCACGACGAGGAGTTCGACGCGCGGCTGAACGGCCCCGAGTACGCCCCGTCCAACGCCGGCCAGCGCCGCGAGGACCGCAAGCTCGCCGCCATCGGCATCCGGGTCGCCAAGGGCGTCACGATGCACGGCTTCGCGATCAACGTGAACCCGGACAGCACCTGGTTCGACCGGATCATCCCCTGTGGGATCCGGGACGCAGGTGTGACGTCGCTCTCGTACGAACTGGGCCGGGAGATCACCATCGCCGAGGTGCTTCCCGTGGCCGAAAGGCACCTGAAGGACGTACTGGAGCACGCGGAGCTGAGGCCCCGCGAGATAGAGCCGGCAGTGGGCTCCTAG
- the lipA gene encoding lipoyl synthase, which produces MSAVAPDGRKMLRLEVRNAQTPIERKPEWIKTRAKMGPEYTKMQALVKGEGLHTVCQEAGCPNIYECWEDREATFLIGGDQCTRRCDFCQIDTGKPEALDRDEPRRVGESVVTMDLNYATITGVARDDLADGGAWLYAETVRQIHQQTAGRETGHTKVELLAPDFNAVPELLEEVFASRPEVFAHNVETVPRIFKRIRPGFRYERSLDVITKARAYGLVTKSNLILGMGEEREEVSQALKDLHEAGCELITITQYLRPSPRHHPVERWVKPAEFVELAKEAEEIGYSGVMSGPLVRSSYRAGRLYQQAMEKRSRA; this is translated from the coding sequence GTGTCCGCAGTCGCACCCGACGGACGCAAGATGCTGCGCCTGGAGGTCCGTAACGCCCAGACCCCCATCGAGCGCAAGCCCGAGTGGATCAAGACCCGGGCGAAGATGGGTCCCGAGTACACCAAGATGCAGGCCCTGGTGAAGGGCGAAGGACTGCACACGGTGTGCCAGGAAGCCGGCTGTCCGAACATCTACGAATGCTGGGAGGACCGCGAGGCCACCTTCCTCATCGGTGGTGACCAGTGCACCCGGCGCTGTGACTTCTGCCAGATCGACACGGGCAAGCCCGAGGCGCTGGACCGTGACGAGCCGCGGCGCGTCGGCGAGTCCGTGGTCACGATGGACCTGAACTACGCCACCATCACGGGCGTCGCGCGCGACGACCTGGCCGACGGCGGCGCCTGGCTGTACGCGGAGACCGTGCGCCAGATCCACCAGCAGACGGCGGGCCGCGAGACCGGCCACACCAAGGTCGAGCTGCTGGCCCCCGACTTCAACGCGGTCCCGGAGCTGCTGGAGGAGGTCTTCGCCTCCCGCCCCGAGGTCTTCGCGCACAACGTCGAGACGGTGCCGCGGATCTTCAAGCGGATCCGCCCCGGCTTCCGCTACGAGCGCTCGCTCGACGTGATCACCAAGGCCCGCGCCTACGGTCTGGTGACCAAGTCGAACCTGATCCTCGGCATGGGCGAGGAGCGCGAGGAGGTCTCGCAGGCCCTGAAGGACCTGCATGAGGCCGGTTGCGAGCTCATCACCATCACGCAGTACCTGCGGCCCTCGCCGCGGCACCACCCCGTCGAGCGCTGGGTGAAGCCGGCCGAGTTCGTGGAGCTGGCGAAGGAGGCCGAGGAGATCGGCTACTCCGGCGTGATGTCCGGCCCGCTGGTCCGGTCCTCGTACCGGGCGGGTCGCCTGTACCAGCAGGCGATGGAGAAGCGCAGCCGAGCCTGA